A genome region from Microplitis mediator isolate UGA2020A chromosome 4, iyMicMedi2.1, whole genome shotgun sequence includes the following:
- the LOC130666949 gene encoding probable RNA-binding protein CG14230, with translation MAPFKIDADSKQSNNKIIFSDDESGNKREKRKLFDDDGNDDECVYDISEKKKSKKKVIGNDERFTIDKKHLDDEEKEEEPVEEQEDGVDDEDDLAHEKKKELEILGQILGKPVLPKPEIVAAKKTKTMERYDPTGDDHHKHEIKIKTKEPESTKKSKKKKKEIPEEEKVNQEPPPPVNEEIFYSVSDKLTESLQKKEEFSLLKAFGSNVPVEEDANNEVAKATEMKPLKVKYNIKTKNPFKYDSSDDEDDSNKKKNNKKLTSEFNNNKFVKTNNFFFASNDSRFKDAVEFFKTPSSSNESFKNTRRELKQIVRSKIRNNVRKNRPWRTKVLRVKSKK, from the exons ATGGCGCCGTTCAAAATAGACGCg gacAGTAAGCaaagtaacaataaaataatattctccGATGATGAAAGTGGcaataaaagagaaaaaagaaaattgtttgATGATGATGGCAATGATGACGAATGTGTTTATGACAttagtgagaaaaaaaagtcgaag aaGAAAGTTATCGGAAACGATGAAAGATTCACGATAGACAAAAAGCATTTAGACGACGAAGAGAAAGAAGAAGAGCCAGTTGAGGAACAAGAGGATGGTGTTGATGATGAAGATGACTTGGCTCACGAAAAGAAGAAAGAACTGGAAATTTTGGGCCAAATATTAGGAAAGCCCGTGCTGCCTAAACCAGAAATAGTTGCTGCTAAAAA AACGAAGACAATGGAACGTTATGATCCTACAGGAGACGATCACCACAAGCATGAGATAAAGATTAAGACGAAAGAACCAGAGTCGACAAAAAAATccaagaagaagaaaaaagaaattccaGAAGAAGAAAAAGTCAATCAAGAACCTCCGCCTCCCGTaaatgaagaaattttttattctgtgTCCGATAAATTAACGGAGAGCTTGCAAAAAAAAGAAGAGTTCAGTTTATTGAAAGCATTTGGGTCTAATGTACCTG tcgAAGAAGATGCCAACAACGAAGTGGCCAAAGCAACGGAAATGAAACCTTTGAAAGTAAAGTAcaatataaaaactaaaaatccaTTCAAGTATGACTCATCAGACGACGAAgatgattcaaataaaaagaaaaataataaaaagttgactagtgaattcaataataataaatttgttaagacgaataattttttctttgcatCGAACGATTCACGATTCaaag ATGCTgtagaatttttcaaaacaccTTCGAGCTCCAACGAGTCATTCAAAAACACCAGACGTGAATTAAAACAGATCGTGAGGTCAAAAATTCGCAATAACGTTCGCAAAAACCGCCCATGGAGAACTAAAGTATTGAGAGTCAAGTctaagaaataa
- the LOC130666948 gene encoding farnesyl pyrophosphate synthase, whose amino-acid sequence MSLVINRATSKLLQKSFCKNLIDTVSKKNNFITNHLKLNLSNQLVRVPLCRMIHSMAQKDWTSSKDESREMMALWPDIVRDLTEAGRHLDIPDATKWMAKVLQYNVPGGKKNRGLALVYAYRMLAPHDQLTDDNIRLARTLGWCTELLQAFLLVEDDVMDRSTIRRGQPCWYLNNNIGLAAINDGILLEQTVYQLLRTHFKNKKCYLDLMETFHDTTMKTVMGQTLDMLSKQFGKRPNFNLFTMNRYNAIVKYKTAYYSFVMPITLAMHFAGVEDPEMYRQAKTILLEMGHFFQVQDDYLDCYGDPRITGKQGLDIKEGKCTWLAVVALQRMTPSQRKIFEECYGHDDEEKVGQIRQLYDDLGLSTTYAIYEEESYNLMNTHIQQISRGLPHDLFFKILSKIYRRDA is encoded by the exons atgtcACTGGTAATAAATAGAGCGACGTCAAAATTATTACAGAAaagtttttgtaaaaatttaattgatacagtatctaaaaaaaataattttattactaatcatttaaaattgaatctgTCAAATCAACTTGTCAG AGTACCACTATGTCGCATGATCCACAGTATGGCGCAAAAAGACTGGACTTCTAGTAAAGATGAAAGTAGAGAAATGATGGCACTCTGGCCGGATATCGTACGAGATCTTACAGAAGCTGGTCGTCATCTCGACATTCCTGATGCTACCAAATGGATGGCTAAA gTGTTGCAATACAACGTACCCggtggtaaaaaaaatcgtgGATTAGCTCTTGTATACGCGTACAGAATGCTAGCGCCACATGACCAACTGACAGATGACAATATAAGATTAGCTAGGACTTTAGGATGGTGTACAGAATTA CTCCAAGCATTTTTATTAGTCGAAGATGATGTAATGGATCGTTCAACTATACGCCGAGGTCAGCCATGctggtatttaaataataatatcggTCTTGCGGCAATTAATGATGGTATACTTTTGGAGCAAACAGTATATCAATTATTACGCacgcattttaaaaataagaaatgttATTTAGATCTTATGGAAACATTTCACGat aCGACAATGAAAACTGTGATGGGACAAACATTGGATATGTTGTCAAAACAATTTGGTAAAAGACCAAACTTTAATTTGTTTACAATGAATCGTTACAATGCTATTGTTAAATATAAGACGGCTTATTATTCATTTGTAATGCCGATAACACTGGCAATGCatttt gcGGGAGTGGAAGATCCCGAAATGTATAGACAAGCCAAGACTATTTTGTTGGAGATGGGACACTTTTTCCAAGTGCAAGACGACTATCTAGATTGTTATGGTGACCCGAGGATAACTGGAAAACAGGGACTTGATATTAAAGAAGGAAAGTGTACGTGGCTAGCAGTTGTGGCTCTTCAACGCATGACTCCTTCTCAGCGTAAAATAtttgaa GAATGCTACGGGCACGATGATGAGGAGAAAGTGGGACAAATAAGACAGTTGTATGACGATTTGGGGCTATCAACAACTTACGCTATTTATGAAGAAGAAAGTTACAACCTCATGAATACTCATATACAACAAATATCCCGTGGTCTACCccatgatttattttttaaaatattgtcgAAGATTTACCGCAGGGACGCCTGA